The proteins below come from a single Gimesia alba genomic window:
- a CDS encoding flagellin N-terminal helical domain-containing protein has translation MTRINTNVASLRGLRSLNKSTNLLDTSLTRLSTGLKINSGKDNPSGLIASETLRSQVSAIEQSIKNSNRASNVIATADSALGEVTNLLNQVRGLVQEGLNEGALSQDEIAANQLQIDTALSAINRISANTSFAGDKLIDGSKAFRTQASATDSAKLSDFQVNEAVFGSSSTITLDATVVTAATQASLDYSAVDGGLASATTIEVGGASGSQVLFLGASSSLDNVRDAVNGVTDITGVTATKTNKVASNLLVNSAAANSDITFTDARSSDSVLGDTGQNIRISFVDPSANSASANITFNNTNTDINIIVSLSTLANGDISSNATSIKALLDGNADTNVLVSSAVEGDGSGVVDAAAAAALSGGTNAYLTFSASNYGSDEFVDVNVLSGTFDTVDTIALGNSLKRDIGSDIVARINGQVAQGSGLQANLRSQQLDASFSFTAAANTVNNTASLTITGGGSLFQIGQDVSAAGQVGIGIEAVNTARLGGVSGKLFELGSGGGKSLLDVGPSVPGADLVNIIEEAVNRVSTLRGRLGAIQKNVIETNVSSLGVALENISEARSQIVDTDFAVETANLTKAQILNQAGISVLSIANQNPQQVLSLLG, from the coding sequence ATGACACGAATTAATACTAACGTTGCCTCGTTGCGAGGTTTGCGTAGTTTAAATAAGTCTACAAATCTTTTGGATACCTCACTGACTCGATTGTCAACCGGTTTGAAGATTAACTCCGGTAAAGACAATCCTTCAGGTTTGATCGCCAGTGAGACTCTGCGATCTCAGGTATCAGCGATTGAGCAATCAATCAAAAACAGTAACCGTGCCAGCAACGTAATCGCGACTGCTGACTCGGCTTTGGGTGAAGTCACCAACCTGTTGAACCAGGTCCGAGGTCTGGTTCAGGAAGGTTTGAACGAAGGTGCTTTGTCACAAGACGAAATTGCGGCGAATCAATTGCAGATTGACACTGCTTTGTCCGCGATCAACCGTATTTCTGCCAACACATCATTCGCCGGCGACAAGCTGATCGACGGAAGTAAGGCATTCCGAACACAGGCTTCGGCAACCGACTCTGCTAAACTGTCCGACTTCCAGGTCAACGAAGCAGTATTTGGTTCCAGCAGCACAATTACTCTGGACGCGACCGTCGTGACAGCCGCTACTCAGGCTAGTTTGGATTATAGTGCTGTTGACGGTGGTCTGGCCTCTGCAACCACGATTGAAGTTGGTGGTGCCTCTGGTAGTCAGGTGTTGTTCCTGGGGGCTTCCAGTTCTCTAGACAACGTTCGTGACGCTGTGAACGGTGTGACCGACATTACGGGTGTGACAGCCACGAAGACGAACAAAGTAGCCAGCAACCTGCTTGTCAACAGTGCTGCTGCAAACTCAGATATTACATTTACTGACGCCCGGTCATCAGATAGTGTCTTAGGTGACACCGGCCAAAACATTCGAATTTCGTTTGTTGACCCGTCTGCTAACAGTGCTAGTGCGAATATCACATTCAACAATACGAATACCGATATTAACATTATTGTCAGCCTGTCAACGCTTGCAAACGGTGATATTTCATCGAATGCGACATCAATCAAAGCCTTACTGGATGGTAATGCTGATACCAACGTTCTGGTCTCGTCGGCCGTGGAAGGTGACGGTTCCGGTGTTGTCGACGCTGCTGCTGCTGCTGCCCTTTCCGGTGGTACCAACGCTTACCTGACATTCAGTGCTTCCAACTATGGTTCTGATGAATTTGTCGATGTGAACGTTCTCTCGGGAACCTTCGATACCGTCGATACCATCGCTTTAGGTAACTCTTTGAAACGTGATATTGGTTCTGACATTGTCGCCCGTATTAACGGTCAGGTTGCTCAGGGCTCTGGTCTGCAGGCTAACCTGCGGTCGCAACAGTTGGACGCTTCGTTCTCTTTCACTGCTGCTGCTAACACCGTAAACAATACTGCCAGTCTGACGATTACTGGTGGTGGTTCACTGTTCCAGATCGGTCAGGACGTATCAGCCGCCGGTCAGGTTGGTATCGGAATTGAAGCTGTGAACACGGCCCGACTGGGTGGTGTTTCCGGTAAGCTGTTCGAATTAGGATCAGGCGGTGGTAAGAGTCTGCTGGACGTCGGTCCTTCGGTCCCTGGTGCTGATTTGGTGAATATCATCGAAGAAGCGGTGAACCGTGTCTCAACACTTCGCGGTCGACTGGGGGCGATTCAGAAGAACGTGATCGAGACCAACGTCTCCTCACTGGGTGTTGCTCTGGAAAACATTTCTGAAGCTCGTAGCCAGATCGTGGATACCGACTTCGCTGTCGAAACTGCGAATCTGACGAAAGCTCAGATTTTGAACCAGGCTGGTATTTCGGTACTGTCGATTGCCAACCAGAACCCACAGCAGGTATTGAGTCTCTTAGGATAA
- a CDS encoding cysteine desulfurase family protein: protein MSIPASQRIFLDNNSTTRLLDEVVDLVAEQYRTHYANPGSAHADGRQARRVLEDARELIASLLGAKPQEVIFTSGGTESINLAIQGFLTGAPGEIALPAGEHPATVNTIRRLAARGIKQALIPLDAEGRLQTEALNQFAWDQIQLVTLVLAHNETGVIQEIAPLATLCEEHRIPLHLDCVQAIGKIPFQFQDSGATAVSLAAHKFHGPRGIGALIVKEGARLHPQIAGGHQERGKRAGTEPVALAAGMARALECAVRDRDQRAQHVAKLRDRLQQGLSEQCEPVVINGSQLHRLPNTLNISFPGLDGEALLISLDLAGISCSLGSACASGSRDPAPVLLAMGCAERVYRSAVRLSLSFLNTSEEIEEAISRISRVVNQLRS from the coding sequence ATGTCGATTCCCGCTTCACAACGCATTTTTCTGGATAACAATTCCACGACTCGACTTCTGGATGAAGTCGTGGATCTGGTGGCAGAACAGTATCGGACGCATTATGCGAATCCGGGGAGTGCCCACGCCGACGGACGCCAGGCACGCCGCGTTCTGGAAGATGCCCGCGAATTGATCGCATCACTACTAGGTGCGAAACCGCAGGAAGTGATCTTTACCAGTGGTGGTACGGAGTCCATCAATCTGGCGATTCAGGGTTTTCTGACTGGTGCGCCGGGTGAAATCGCTTTACCGGCGGGAGAGCATCCCGCGACCGTGAATACGATTCGTAGACTGGCGGCCCGGGGTATCAAACAGGCGTTGATACCACTCGATGCAGAGGGCCGACTGCAGACCGAAGCCCTCAATCAGTTCGCCTGGGATCAGATTCAGCTGGTCACATTGGTTTTAGCACATAATGAAACCGGCGTGATCCAGGAAATCGCTCCTTTAGCGACGCTCTGTGAAGAACACCGAATTCCCCTGCATTTGGACTGCGTGCAGGCCATTGGCAAAATTCCGTTTCAGTTTCAGGATTCGGGAGCGACGGCCGTCAGTCTGGCGGCGCATAAATTTCACGGGCCGCGGGGCATAGGTGCGTTGATTGTAAAAGAAGGCGCGCGACTCCATCCGCAGATTGCCGGCGGTCATCAGGAACGCGGCAAACGCGCGGGCACCGAGCCGGTTGCTCTGGCGGCCGGCATGGCACGGGCACTCGAATGTGCGGTCCGCGACAGGGATCAACGCGCGCAACACGTTGCGAAATTGAGAGACCGCCTGCAACAGGGACTCAGCGAACAATGTGAGCCTGTTGTGATCAACGGATCTCAACTACACCGTCTGCCCAACACGTTGAACATTTCATTCCCCGGCCTGGATGGAGAGGCGTTATTGATCTCTCTGGATCTGGCGGGAATTTCGTGTTCGCTGGGCAGTGCCTGTGCCAGTGGTTCAAGAGACCCGGCTCCTGTGTTACTGGCGATGGGCTGCGCAGAGCGCGTCTACCGCTCTGCTGTCCGGTTGAGCCTGTCGTTCCTTAATACGAGCGAGGAAATTGAAGAGGCCATTAGCCGTATCAGCAGAGTGGTCAATCAGCTACGGTCTTAG
- a CDS encoding AAA family ATPase — MTNPDDQLVVQEDAEAQRDLEAQAIRGLSNAYLLMRDEIGKVIIGQTEVVDEILISLFSRGHCLLVGVPGLAKTLLVSTIAKILHLSFRRIQFTPDLMPSDITGTDVLQDDPETGHRSFQFMQGPLFTNVLLADEINRTPPKTQAALLEAMQERHVTVGSNTYRLPEPFFVLATQNPIEQEGTYPLPEAQLDRFMFNVVVNYPSAAEELMILKQTTGSHKPDLEAALTGRQILALQEVVRKVPVAEHVFVYARDLVRATRPVEATAPKFVKEYLSWGAGPRAGQFLILGAKARAILEGRFHVSTEDIKSVAHAVLRHRIVTTFQADSKGLKPDDIIDMLIEHVPNQLKAQAQEAVKG, encoded by the coding sequence ATGACCAACCCTGATGATCAACTGGTGGTTCAGGAAGACGCAGAGGCACAACGTGATCTGGAAGCGCAGGCTATTCGCGGTCTGTCGAATGCATATCTGCTGATGCGCGATGAAATCGGCAAAGTGATCATTGGTCAGACGGAAGTCGTCGATGAAATTTTGATTTCGCTATTCAGCCGCGGCCATTGTTTGCTGGTGGGAGTACCGGGGCTGGCCAAAACGCTGCTAGTCAGTACGATTGCCAAGATCCTGCATCTGTCCTTTCGTAGAATTCAATTCACGCCTGACCTGATGCCTTCGGATATTACGGGAACTGACGTTTTGCAGGATGATCCGGAAACGGGCCATCGTTCGTTTCAGTTTATGCAGGGGCCGTTATTTACGAACGTGTTACTGGCGGACGAAATCAACCGTACCCCTCCCAAAACTCAGGCTGCATTATTGGAAGCGATGCAGGAACGGCATGTGACCGTCGGCTCGAATACCTATCGGCTGCCCGAGCCTTTCTTCGTTCTGGCAACACAAAACCCGATTGAACAGGAAGGAACCTACCCGCTTCCGGAAGCACAGTTAGACCGTTTCATGTTTAATGTTGTGGTCAACTATCCTTCCGCTGCAGAAGAACTGATGATTCTGAAACAGACGACAGGCAGCCATAAACCCGACCTGGAAGCCGCGCTGACTGGTCGTCAGATTTTAGCGCTGCAGGAAGTGGTCCGTAAAGTTCCTGTGGCCGAGCATGTATTTGTGTATGCCCGCGATCTGGTGCGGGCAACACGTCCCGTGGAAGCGACGGCTCCCAAGTTTGTCAAAGAATATTTATCCTGGGGCGCCGGCCCGCGTGCGGGTCAGTTTTTAATCCTGGGTGCCAAAGCTCGAGCGATTCTGGAAGGTCGGTTCCACGTTTCGACCGAAGATATCAAATCGGTCGCGCACGCTGTGCTGCGACATCGAATTGTGACCACGTTTCAGGCGGATAGCAAAGGCCTTAAGCCGGACGATATTATTGATATGCTGATTGAACATGTTCCGAATCAGCTTAAAGCGCAGGCACAGGAAGCTGTCAAAGGCTAA
- a CDS encoding 3'-5' exonuclease, translated as MSQSQVAYLVFDVEAIADGDLISRVRYPGEELSPSAALAKYQAEQIEATGSDFIPATFMLPISVAVAKITADYRLQDLTVLDAPDYRPHLITKKFWQGWSHYGQPTFVTFNGRGYDLPVLELAAYRYGISLPDWFNIEARSFDQCRNRYNTSAHLDLMDLFSNFGAGRVTGGLNLLANLIGKPGKTGIDGSQVQTMYDEGKVKEINDYCRCDVLDTYFVFLRSRVLTGHLSIEAEQEIVTEAYQYLERESEGNAAYKHYLEHWGDWETPEE; from the coding sequence GTGTCCCAGTCCCAAGTTGCCTATCTAGTATTTGACGTGGAAGCCATCGCCGATGGCGACCTGATTTCTCGGGTTCGTTATCCTGGTGAAGAGCTGTCTCCCTCGGCTGCTCTGGCGAAATATCAGGCGGAACAGATCGAAGCGACTGGCAGTGATTTTATCCCTGCGACCTTTATGCTACCCATCTCGGTTGCTGTGGCCAAAATCACCGCCGATTATCGGCTCCAGGATTTAACGGTTCTTGACGCGCCCGATTATCGTCCCCATCTGATTACGAAGAAGTTCTGGCAAGGCTGGTCGCACTACGGTCAGCCCACATTTGTGACCTTCAACGGCCGCGGCTATGATCTGCCGGTCCTGGAATTAGCCGCCTATCGCTATGGGATTTCACTACCAGATTGGTTCAATATCGAGGCGCGTAGTTTTGACCAGTGTCGCAATCGTTATAATACTTCAGCACACCTCGACTTGATGGATCTGTTTTCCAATTTTGGTGCTGGTCGCGTTACCGGCGGCTTGAACCTGCTGGCGAATCTGATTGGCAAACCCGGAAAAACCGGCATTGACGGATCTCAGGTGCAAACCATGTATGACGAAGGAAAAGTCAAGGAGATCAATGACTACTGTCGTTGCGACGTTCTGGATACCTATTTTGTCTTTCTCAGGTCGCGCGTGCTGACAGGGCACCTCAGTATCGAGGCAGAGCAGGAGATTGTCACCGAAGCCTATCAGTATCTGGAACGGGAATCGGAAGGAAACGCGGCCTACAAGCACTATCTGGAGCATTGGGGCGACTGGGAGACGCCAGAAGAGTGA
- a CDS encoding HEAT repeat domain-containing protein, with product MRCRNWLSLITALISATLLLWPAVAPAQSDSLQKQDAQPPSNSANVERQQQLIEIEQRLKLLKRQPAHQPAISPETEFFLMIDNSVKDIIRNDRKNQAHFFLTRLTLVNQSQRPLKLIRNQIKATVDGKVSPVAGLPKILNYQSVQLGKVNQRLSKLKFEDEVEVAPGKQDSLWVVLSDLISEERIPDIELQATVNDQRLQLNVNRFELGRMQYTVQSMGPSQCLAELTIRGELNSINVGSLVQQIDQLTAVNVKRFVIYFPDPKPNIDLGVKQWLPRAAEHIGTNTIIERRFPAFPSTVTELHLSGEVFKDVKPRYPSILPTQFTHATEEAAIHAALDSAMKVLSREKVAEQIRTGPPAVQIAGLISGGRQLTNEELPLVLERTSHPNEEVQLAALYALRYLGEPRAFERLTQVAQTPPGPKFEMAVASLAESRFAEGQKILLKLLQQHPPEIQKIIIGIIAQSPRPQWSTTIYKFLDSKDLELRKAAIKALVLNGHPQLFDVLTDALNSPYADLNQVAFQELIKRKDSASEALAINYVLEQLQQTPPTQEMLKFIDRLKDPRAIPLLFQHLQGSKLEAGLRILTLKTLASIGDQTIDEKFLKYYPQANSTEKVLILSSLQQLESPHFFNLAEQALNDKEQSIVKGVISGLRSSSSIEAVTILNKALQKTDQSGTWTGIYSALISIGTPEARHAIMEARYTGDIDARKQAAQSALSSLYRSSPGSHFYRKGELLQKKNEWQDAVEEFQAAISVDSQLVPAYLGIVEAKSSLKQYAEALQYADRGIKIDKKEPRLHIAKGRIYMEQSQMAEATKQFQHAIDIDPQNPFVYAILASHYSQLRQFDKAIKACDAAIEINPKYLFAYTIKAQIYNETERWDEAIKVYDQLIIQNKNYLRAYTGRGHTHLQKSDWKAAQKDFQKAFELDNRSSQAITGLALCMVYNKEEEKAIEFVDEHADQFARDDLFQYNAACVFGRVLFNLKDQAKTPDLQKKVKAYQEKAIQHLTNSFQQGFADVEWMQKDPDLAELRELPAFKSLVETIKKNATKTKPQE from the coding sequence ATGCGATGTCGAAACTGGCTCAGCCTGATTACGGCGCTGATTTCAGCGACGCTCCTGTTGTGGCCCGCAGTTGCTCCAGCGCAGTCAGACAGCTTGCAAAAACAGGACGCTCAACCGCCTTCGAACTCAGCGAACGTCGAGCGTCAACAGCAGCTGATTGAAATTGAACAACGGTTGAAATTATTAAAACGACAGCCCGCACATCAGCCGGCAATCTCCCCCGAAACAGAGTTCTTCCTAATGATTGATAACTCTGTCAAAGATATCATTAGGAACGACAGAAAGAATCAAGCTCACTTTTTTCTGACCCGGCTGACGCTCGTGAATCAAAGCCAGCGCCCTCTCAAACTGATCCGCAATCAGATCAAAGCCACAGTCGACGGAAAAGTTTCTCCGGTTGCGGGACTCCCAAAAATTCTCAATTACCAAAGTGTCCAACTAGGTAAAGTCAACCAGAGATTGAGCAAGCTGAAGTTTGAAGACGAGGTCGAAGTGGCCCCCGGAAAACAGGACAGTCTGTGGGTCGTGCTTTCCGATCTTATTTCAGAGGAACGTATTCCGGATATTGAACTTCAGGCGACGGTAAACGATCAGCGTTTGCAATTGAATGTGAATCGTTTTGAACTGGGAAGAATGCAGTATACCGTGCAATCGATGGGCCCCAGTCAGTGCCTGGCAGAACTGACGATCAGGGGAGAGTTGAATTCGATCAACGTCGGAAGTTTAGTACAGCAGATCGATCAACTTACGGCCGTCAACGTCAAACGATTTGTGATCTATTTTCCCGATCCCAAACCCAATATTGATCTCGGAGTAAAACAGTGGTTGCCTCGTGCAGCAGAACACATTGGAACGAACACCATTATAGAACGACGTTTCCCGGCATTCCCATCCACGGTCACCGAGTTGCACCTTTCCGGTGAAGTATTTAAAGATGTTAAGCCTCGCTATCCAAGCATTCTGCCGACTCAATTCACACATGCAACAGAGGAAGCTGCGATTCACGCTGCCCTCGACAGTGCAATGAAAGTTCTGTCACGGGAAAAAGTAGCAGAACAAATCCGCACAGGGCCGCCCGCTGTGCAAATCGCTGGACTCATCAGTGGAGGTCGGCAACTGACAAACGAAGAACTTCCCTTAGTGCTGGAACGGACTTCGCATCCGAACGAGGAAGTTCAACTGGCAGCCCTGTACGCCCTGCGTTATCTGGGAGAGCCACGCGCTTTTGAACGGCTGACACAAGTCGCTCAAACGCCTCCCGGGCCGAAGTTTGAAATGGCAGTCGCCAGCCTTGCGGAATCCCGCTTTGCGGAAGGCCAGAAGATTCTATTGAAACTATTACAACAACATCCGCCTGAAATTCAGAAAATCATCATTGGTATCATCGCCCAGAGTCCGCGTCCGCAATGGAGTACTACAATTTACAAGTTCCTTGATAGTAAAGATCTGGAGCTGCGCAAAGCGGCTATCAAGGCTCTGGTTCTCAACGGTCACCCACAATTGTTTGATGTATTAACTGATGCCCTGAATTCTCCATACGCCGATCTCAATCAAGTCGCCTTCCAGGAACTGATCAAACGCAAAGACTCTGCGAGTGAAGCACTGGCCATCAATTATGTATTGGAGCAACTACAACAGACTCCCCCGACGCAGGAAATGTTGAAGTTTATTGACCGCTTGAAAGATCCTCGCGCGATTCCGCTCTTGTTTCAACATTTACAGGGCTCAAAGCTTGAAGCAGGCTTGCGCATTTTAACTCTCAAAACACTGGCTTCGATTGGCGATCAGACCATTGACGAGAAGTTTCTGAAATATTATCCGCAAGCGAACTCGACAGAGAAAGTATTAATTCTGTCCTCGCTGCAGCAGCTGGAATCGCCCCACTTTTTTAATCTGGCCGAACAAGCACTGAATGATAAAGAGCAATCCATCGTGAAAGGTGTGATCTCAGGCTTGCGTTCCTCTTCCTCAATCGAAGCCGTCACTATCTTGAACAAGGCCCTTCAAAAGACAGATCAGTCTGGCACATGGACCGGCATCTATTCCGCCTTAATTTCCATTGGTACCCCCGAGGCACGCCACGCCATTATGGAAGCACGGTATACGGGTGACATCGACGCAAGGAAACAAGCGGCTCAGTCTGCTTTGAGCAGCCTTTATCGGAGTTCGCCTGGTAGCCATTTTTATAGAAAAGGAGAATTGCTGCAGAAAAAAAATGAGTGGCAGGATGCGGTTGAAGAATTTCAGGCCGCGATCAGCGTCGATTCTCAACTGGTCCCCGCCTATCTGGGAATTGTGGAGGCAAAATCGTCACTCAAACAATACGCGGAAGCACTTCAGTACGCAGACCGTGGAATTAAAATTGATAAGAAAGAACCACGGCTACATATCGCCAAGGGACGGATCTACATGGAACAGTCCCAAATGGCAGAAGCGACAAAGCAATTTCAGCATGCGATTGATATTGATCCCCAAAACCCATTCGTTTACGCCATACTCGCTTCACATTATTCTCAACTGCGCCAATTCGATAAAGCCATCAAAGCCTGCGACGCTGCAATTGAGATTAATCCGAAATATCTTTTCGCCTACACAATCAAAGCGCAAATTTACAATGAAACCGAACGTTGGGATGAAGCAATCAAAGTATATGATCAGTTAATAATTCAAAATAAAAATTATCTAAGAGCCTATACCGGCCGCGGTCATACTCATTTACAGAAGTCGGATTGGAAGGCCGCACAGAAAGATTTCCAAAAAGCATTTGAGCTTGATAATCGAAGTTCACAGGCGATTACCGGGTTGGCGCTTTGCATGGTTTACAACAAGGAAGAAGAAAAGGCGATCGAGTTTGTCGATGAGCATGCCGATCAGTTCGCCAGAGACGATCTGTTCCAATACAATGCCGCCTGTGTCTTTGGCCGTGTGCTATTCAATCTGAAAGATCAGGCTAAAACTCCTGATTTACAGAAAAAAGTGAAAGCATATCAGGAGAAAGCGATCCAGCATCTGACAAACTCATTCCAGCAGGGATTCGCTGATGTAGAATGGATGCAAAAAGATCCGGACCTCGCTGAATTACGGGAGCTCCCCGCCTTCAAATCGTTGGTAGAAACGATCAAAAAAAACGCCACCAAAACCAAACCGCAGGAGTAA
- a CDS encoding aldose 1-epimerase, translating into MTSIKITDPETGSFAHILPELGFNCYQFQAMVDGQCIDVIDSLPEFEQGNQRPSSSGIPILFPFPNRIANARYKWEGVTYELPPEKTYHDKTGNAIHGFCLDLPWRVIAQEESFAIAQFQLSIDGKNRLQYWPGDIFIEVKYEVKGATLRADIRVGNPGTTSVPWGLGTHPYFKVPLSEQSSPKHCLIEAPATEEWVLEDCLPTGVKKTISEAHDLREGAWLDQLKLDHVLSGLPEETDQYESLIMDEQAGLVVSQDYDSLFSELVVFTPPNRNCVCLEPYTCVTNAINLTRQEAETGLRVLPPGSEMKTWIEIRAGKVIV; encoded by the coding sequence ATGACGTCTATTAAAATCACCGATCCGGAAACAGGTTCGTTCGCACATATTTTACCGGAGCTCGGTTTTAACTGTTATCAGTTTCAGGCCATGGTGGATGGTCAGTGTATCGACGTAATCGACTCGCTTCCAGAATTTGAACAAGGCAATCAACGTCCCAGCAGCAGTGGCATCCCGATTTTATTTCCTTTTCCCAATCGAATTGCAAACGCACGTTATAAATGGGAAGGCGTGACCTACGAACTGCCTCCCGAAAAAACCTATCATGACAAAACAGGAAATGCGATTCATGGGTTTTGCCTGGATCTTCCCTGGCGCGTGATTGCCCAGGAAGAATCATTTGCGATTGCCCAGTTTCAGCTGAGCATTGATGGAAAAAACCGTTTGCAATACTGGCCCGGTGACATCTTCATCGAAGTCAAATATGAGGTCAAAGGAGCCACACTACGGGCCGACATCCGCGTGGGAAATCCGGGGACGACTTCTGTTCCCTGGGGGCTGGGAACCCACCCCTATTTCAAAGTCCCTTTATCCGAACAAAGCAGTCCCAAACATTGCCTGATCGAAGCACCGGCAACAGAAGAGTGGGTCTTGGAAGACTGCCTGCCAACTGGTGTTAAAAAAACAATCTCGGAAGCCCATGATCTGCGAGAAGGAGCCTGGCTCGATCAATTGAAACTGGACCACGTCTTAAGTGGGCTGCCGGAAGAAACTGATCAGTATGAAAGTCTGATTATGGATGAGCAGGCAGGGCTGGTGGTGTCTCAGGATTATGATTCCCTGTTCTCAGAACTGGTTGTCTTCACCCCCCCCAACCGGAATTGTGTCTGTCTGGAACCTTATACTTGTGTCACAAACGCCATCAATCTGACCCGACAGGAAGCCGAAACCGGACTGCGGGTCTTACCGCCCGGATCAGAGATGAAAACCTGGATTGAAATCCGCGCCGGTAAAGTGATTGTTTAA
- a CDS encoding YqgE/AlgH family protein — MLKSLKGHFLIASRKLNDLNFYRSVVLIVEHNEQGATGLIVNRPSSFSVTNALSKYFDLPKLEDMVFMGGPVEPNGMFALHNASDLEKAQEPIVPGLFMGSSPEVFEQVIWRISEGDPHLDFRIFFGCAGWAPMQLESEINRMDWLYTRATVEDIFEIDAYDIWDALIKRAMEERRFLPQEETAHPEWN, encoded by the coding sequence ATGTTGAAATCTTTAAAGGGGCATTTTTTAATCGCATCCCGCAAGTTAAATGATCTCAATTTTTATCGATCCGTCGTCCTGATTGTCGAGCACAATGAGCAGGGGGCGACAGGCCTGATCGTAAATCGTCCTTCTTCTTTTTCGGTCACGAATGCGCTTTCAAAATATTTTGATCTACCCAAACTGGAAGACATGGTATTTATGGGGGGGCCTGTCGAGCCGAATGGCATGTTTGCTTTGCACAATGCAAGCGACCTGGAGAAAGCCCAGGAGCCGATTGTGCCCGGCTTATTCATGGGCAGCAGCCCGGAAGTCTTCGAGCAGGTGATCTGGCGGATTTCTGAAGGAGATCCGCACTTGGACTTTCGGATTTTTTTTGGTTGTGCGGGTTGGGCGCCGATGCAACTGGAGTCGGAGATCAATCGGATGGACTGGCTTTACACGCGTGCCACCGTTGAAGATATATTTGAAATCGACGCTTATGACATCTGGGATGCATTAATCAAACGAGCAATGGAGGAACGACGTTTTCTCCCACAAGAGGAAACAGCGCACCCCGAATGGAACTGA